The genomic segment GCGGCGCATTGCATAAATATAATTACATGCCCTCAAGCAACAGCCCGCAGCATTTTCTCGGAATGCTAGTCCAGGTGGACAATAAAGAGGCACTAAGATGCCAGCTACACATTACTTTTAGATCAATTTAACAATTTTTTATTGGTTAATTCAAAACTAGAATCTTTATGGTGCTTAGACGTAAAACATATAGAGTACTTCCTTGCCACGTTGCCACGCCATGGTTGTCACTTCACTTCGTGCatatatagggtgtcccagaaaaggtgtcattgaattatagtaaaaaaactacgccacctagaatcatgcggtcaagggcatttgttcttactagctTTCTGCCAtgtcctgatgtgcatgtcacgtaactttaagtttaattatgcagatttttgcgaactgaactcagaaatttgccaagtaagggtcacttttttacccgaCCAACAGGAAGAGCGTGCCCagtttactcaaattcatgacaaTTGACAGTGATCAAAAGTCTCCTGCTACAAATATTGACGGCTGTGGTGCTGAGaccccctttttttattttttactgccACCATATTGTAGGATTACTTTAATGTGGAATGATAATTTAGTAAGTTGTTATTCAAAGATCTGGAAGTGCGCATCATTGCTGTGCATTGACAGAAGACCATGGGCAGATGTtctaaataaaaggaaaaacaaaaacgtacacgagaaattagccgaggcaggctacagAGATGGCcgacacgtaagcctccaatGCCCAGAATCAATTAAATCATCTTAGGAAAAAGGTGCTGATTCCAGGATTCAGAAACCAGAAGACCCAGCTTTGAATCCTGGTGTCtgcacctttttcctgagttgttcaTTTAAAAAGCGTGCGGTCCACATAACTTTTCCCCTATGTGATAAGGTGCCATGTGTGTATTGGGACTGTCTTTCATTTGAaaacaagcttttttttttgcttttggaCCCCAAAAGGTTGTTCTGGGAAATGTAAATATAGTGACCGATGAAACAGATGCTACTGCACAGGACCTTTGTGTTGCAGTTTCCTGGCCCTTTAATTTAAAGAGCACTTTCTCCTAGCTAATCCTGATCTAACAACGTAATACTTTTCTACTAGGTGTTGTCAAGTACACAAACTCTGGTGGACCAGCTGATGACAGGACAGTGAAAGACATGGTAGCAGACATGACCAATGCAGCAGCTCTGGGAGCACCAGTGCGTGGTGTCAAAGGACCCTCCCCAATGCTTAATTTACCGGGCTTCAACATAGCCTGGAGTTTCAGCCCTGACTACATgcattgtgtgctgcttggtgTAACACGACAAATAACAGAGCTGTGGTTCTCGAGTACAGGTACAGACTACTACATTGGTGCACCTTCTTACATGAGAACAGTTGATGACAGACTTCGCAATCTGAAGCCTCCAAGGCTCTTTACACGGCTTCCACGTTCACTAAGCACCAGAAAGTACTGGAAAGGTGCAGAATGGGAGCATTGGCTCCTCTACTACAGTTTGCCATGTTTGCGCAATGTGCTGCCAAATGAATATTATGTGCATTATAGCCTTCTCGTATGTGGGGTATACAACCTGATCAAGGGAGAAATATCACTAAATGGCATCAATAACAGCACAGATAATCTAACAGAATTTGTTGTACAGACTGAAGTGTTGTATGGTAGGGGGCAGATGACGTCAAACATGCACACTTTGCTGCACCTTCCCAAGGCTGCTCTCTTGCTGGGCCCCTTGTGGGCACACTCCTGCTTCACTTTTGAAAACAACATGGGTAAGCTACTCAAACATGTCAAGTCATCTAAGGGTGTCACAATCCAGATTCTGTCAAGGGTGCTTTTTCAGACTAGCATTGGATCACTAAAGAGTATGGCAAGTCCAAGTGTGGCTGACATCTTCCACCAAGAGCGCACCACAGTGTCAGACAGTCCAAGTGCACTGGGAAGAGGTCAGCCACCAGACAGTGCCTTGAAGTCATTTGTTGAGCGACACATAGAGCATTGTAAGGATATTGTGGAATATACCCGAATGTCTGTTAAGAAGCACACGTTTCATAGCGTTAAGTACACCTTGCCAGTAAAAACTGACTCAACCGCACTCAAGCAAGGGGACTTGTACACAAGAATTGAAAATATAATTTCTGTAGCAGGCCGTGATGATAGCAAAAAGATGTATATTGTAACACGAAAGTGCATTGTTGATAGCTTTCCCCGTGCCCCTCACATAAAGATTTGTAGGATGACATCACAGAAGCAACTCGTAGAAGTAACAAATGATGCTTTGCCACGCATGTACCTGAATGTTGATGAAAACTCGTTTTTTTGTGATCTGTGTGAGATAAATTGCAAGACGATGGTCTTTACCGTAGAAGTGGTCTTTTTCGCGCTGAATTATTTTTCGCACATTCCTCCAAAATTGCGTAACTCTGcgtaactctggccatatgagcgTGAAAATCGTGCGGCGTTAGACGCTATACCGTGACTaccctttctactccatacagcgcgtaggcagtttaagcaagccgcAGACGATTGTTTTATCCCGGGCAAGatgtaaagaaatgaaaattgatcACGCTTTCGTTACTCCTACAAATGCATTGCActatataccactataccacgaagccgcaACATGCTTTTTCCTgccttctcaaaaccagcttgtatgATAGCACGACATCTCAACCAAACTGTTCAGTGCCCTGAGTGATAATGAGTGAGAACTGCTAAAATGAACTGGCTGacctgcacacggccagtactatggcctcctgcagggtccctaaaggccagGGCCTTTCCTTCCATGTCTGTGAGGAGGAGGGATTGACCTAGAATGCCGCCATccccgtgaacaacggatgtcttagtacgtgccaAAATATGCCAGAATATTGACCGTGGCACGATATACAAGAGCAGAGCCCTCCTGGAAACCTGTGTCACGAATTTCAGTTCTCGCTAATCACTCCTCAAACCAGCTTTGTTCCAAAAAGCgtaaaaaaccacttctacagtattttTTAGATGCATTTTGACTCAGCAATGAACCCGAAAAATGTGTAAAATATGTATAatatgatgaaggaacgaataaccgagagacacgggacacgaagacaagcacaagagttcccgtgtctctcggttattcgttccttcatcatcatgcaccagttagtctgcgccctatctcttttatgTATAATATGGTTCTTCTATATTACACACAAACCTGTATAGCACATAGCACTTATTTGTGTTTAAACATTTGATCCATAAACCCCACTGTTTCCTGCTAGAACATCAGATGAAGTGTTAGTTTATCAGATGCTACCCACATTTTTAGCTTAACCAAGCAGAACGCAATATCTGTATTGAACGTTGGTCCGAAATTGTGATATCTCTTCATTTATTTTGCATGTTCATAATATCAAAGATGTAACTTGCAGTGCATCATCCTTTCCTATGTCATTGCCTAATAAATTGTGTATATTCTTACATGTAAATACTGAGAATCATTGCATACCGGATCTTTACATGGACACAGTTTGTATTTTGGGAAGCAATATGTTTTCCTTATTGGTCATTAGtgacggatgtgttaatggcttatcACCTTGTGTACGAGCAGgacacaggctagttctccagtgggttccagctcattgtggtgtcgtggggaattaACAGGCCGACAGCAGAGCAGAAGtctctctctcgtctcggacacggacgcgtattgcgcttcTGAGAGAAGACCGTCGTTCCATATTCTTCGACACCTCGTGACACCCCcggcttcccgccaatgaacAAGTGACATTCTCCCACCATCCTTGCTGAGAGTAGTTGATCCAACTCTTGCTTTCCGCATGCCGCGACACACCTCTTGTCAAaacgctgcattaattcatcgaatgcgacatGTGGATTTTACGGCTCAGTGGTGTTcctgcttgagacaagttgactctcccacgcTGTCACTGTGGTGCCATTGAAGATCTAGGGCACATTCTtgttcattgcccacactaccaactttCCCGGACCGCACTCCCCCCcatctctcaaaattgcttggtccctggccaaatccagtccaccaacgctGAGCCCTgtaagctcttttgacatttctggccACAGTAGGGATTCggaccttattgtgaaggggctcattatttcattccccacatcaccatcagcacggtgaaactccccattcatcgtcataaaaataaagttgtcattGGTTTAACGCTGACGAAATAGTTACTCAGTACACATTCTCGTTATGTAACAGTGTGGATCATCTGCCAAAAATATTTATTAACAAATGTTCCATAAGAAACACTGATCTATGTGTAACCTTCCAATAGGTGCAACTTGGTTCAGTCTGACCCCTTCAGCTTTTAAACTGGTCAGTTTGATGCACTCCAATGATGTTGTCTGCATCAAACTGCAAGTGGTTCCAGTCTAACCCAGAATGACTTCGGTTGTCTTCTGAAACCCATCTTGAACGAATCAAGGTTAAACCCACTTTCATTTCAAAATGGACACTCTTTGGCCCATCCTGCTCACAAAGTGGATCCATTCCAAACCACTTGGCTGTCCAAGTGGTTACCTTATGGCCCACCTTGGTCGCAAAGTGGTTCCATTTAGACCCACTTCGCTGTTTAAGTGGTTCCATTTTGACCCACTTTGCTGTCCCAAATGATTAACTTTTGGCCCACCTTGGTCACAAAGTGGTTCCACTTTAACCCACTTTGCTGTTTAAGTGGTTCCATTTTGACCCACTTTGCTGTCCCAAGTGGTTCCACTCTGACCCACTTTGCTGTCCAAGTGGTTCCATTGTAACCCATTTTAGATTCCAGTTTATTTTTTCACCTGGGTTGGCAAGCAAAGTTGTCAATGCGACAGGCAGGGGTAACTGCGAAGCTACCGAGCTGAGCCTAATCCTCAATGAACCAAAACGCATGCCGTTTTCTACTGTTGCATCTGTTCCACCAGAGGAACCAGAGTATGATCTGCCTTCAAGCGAGACATACGTCCCCTGACATTGGTCCTGCTGATCTAAATGCGCGCTTTGCATATGCAGGACACTTGGTTGAATTGTTCCTCAAAACGTCCAACTGTAGCAACTGCAGTGAACTACTCAAAGGGACACAGTATGACCTTCAGGACCCTTCTAGTGTGTTTCTTTATTTGCGTGCTAATGAACAAACCTGTGTCCCTTCAAGTGCCTTCTTTGAATA from the Ornithodoros turicata isolate Travis unplaced genomic scaffold, ASM3712646v1 Chromosome170, whole genome shotgun sequence genome contains:
- the LOC135373003 gene encoding uncharacterized protein LOC135373003 codes for the protein MVADMTNAAALGAPVRGVKGPSPMLNLPGFNIAWSFSPDYMHCVLLGVTRQITELWFSSTGTDYYIGAPSYMRTVDDRLRNLKPPRLFTRLPRSLSTRKYWKGAEWEHWLLYYSLPCLRNVLPNEYYVHYSLLVCGVYNLIKGEISLNGINNSTDNLTEFVVQTEVLYGRGQMTSNMHTLLHLPKAALLLGPLWAHSCFTFENNMGKLLKHVKSSKGVTIQILSRVLFQTSIGSLKSMASPSVADIFHQERTTVSDSPSALGRGQPPDSALKSFVERHIEHCKDIVEYTRMSVKKHTFHSVKYTLPVKTDSTALKQGDLYTRIENIISVAGRDDSKKMYIMFLHGKMFLLQRPPTKLPRKSSTEVELTVPDSILGERTEPFME